The following are from one region of the Actinoplanes sp. L3-i22 genome:
- a CDS encoding DUF664 domain-containing protein, whose amino-acid sequence MDAKGVLGEAFGRVPELIGTAIDGLTPEQLHWAPKPGANSIGWLIWHLTRVHDHHVADVLDAEQIYVTGDWAQRFGRKSDPSDTGYAHTAADVAAVVPVSAAALTDYYQAVHERTVGYLGGLTESDLDRIVDRRWDPPVTLGVRLVSVYDDCAQHAGQAAYIRGLLP is encoded by the coding sequence ATGGACGCGAAGGGCGTACTCGGCGAGGCGTTCGGGCGGGTGCCCGAGCTGATCGGCACGGCGATCGACGGCCTCACCCCGGAGCAGCTGCACTGGGCGCCGAAACCGGGCGCCAACTCGATCGGCTGGCTGATCTGGCACCTCACCCGGGTGCACGACCATCACGTCGCCGACGTCCTCGACGCCGAGCAGATCTACGTGACCGGGGACTGGGCCCAGCGGTTCGGCCGCAAGTCCGACCCGTCGGACACCGGCTATGCCCACACCGCCGCCGACGTGGCCGCGGTGGTGCCCGTGAGCGCGGCCGCGCTGACCGATTACTACCAGGCCGTGCACGAGCGGACCGTGGGCTACCTGGGTGGGCTGACCGAGTCCGACCTGGACCGGATCGTGGACCGGCGGTGGGATCCGCCGGTCACCCTGGGCGTGCGGCTGGTCAGCGTCTACGACGACTGCGCGCAGCACGCCGGCCAGGCGGCCTACATTCGGGGCCTGCTTCCCTAG
- a CDS encoding nitrate/nitrite transporter, with translation MSLRPGARAWAVWAAGLAAYVIAVLNRTSLGVAGLDAQHRFDVGASALASFAVLQLLVYAGLQIPVGLLLDRFGSLRLVVSGALVMAAGQALMAFADGITGAVVARVLVGAGDAMTFISVLRLVPRWFPARRVPVLTQLTGIVGQLGQVLSAVPLALLLAGPGWAPAFLATAGAGVFVALAAAAALHDTPERRVTSGNPINLRKLGADVAIAWRHPGNRLGLWTHFTTQFTGTVFALMWGVPFLIAGEGVSRGTASSLLTLFVIVGMATGPVLGTLVQRFPLRRSLLVLGIVGINLGAWALVILWPGRAPLPVLILLVVALGSGGPGSMIGFDYARTFNPPHRLGTATGVVNVGGFVASLLTIELVGLILDARTGGSADYHIADFRVAMSVQFLIAAVGLTGILRSRKLARQRLEEEEGIVIRPLRVAIAERRGLAMSRGVKADNWRD, from the coding sequence ATGTCCCTGCGACCCGGAGCCCGGGCCTGGGCGGTGTGGGCCGCCGGCCTCGCCGCGTACGTCATCGCCGTCCTCAACCGCACGTCCCTCGGCGTCGCCGGGCTGGACGCGCAGCACCGGTTCGACGTCGGCGCGAGCGCGCTGGCCAGCTTCGCGGTGCTGCAACTGCTCGTCTACGCCGGGCTGCAGATCCCGGTCGGGCTGCTGCTCGACCGATTCGGATCACTGCGGCTGGTGGTCTCCGGCGCGCTGGTGATGGCCGCCGGGCAGGCCCTGATGGCGTTCGCCGACGGGATCACCGGCGCGGTCGTGGCCCGGGTCCTGGTCGGCGCCGGGGACGCGATGACGTTCATCAGCGTGCTGCGCCTGGTGCCGCGCTGGTTCCCGGCCCGCCGGGTGCCGGTCCTCACTCAGTTGACCGGCATCGTGGGACAGCTCGGGCAGGTGCTCTCCGCCGTACCGCTGGCCCTGCTGCTCGCCGGACCGGGCTGGGCCCCGGCCTTCCTCGCGACCGCCGGCGCCGGGGTCTTCGTCGCCCTGGCGGCGGCAGCCGCCCTGCACGACACCCCGGAGCGCCGGGTCACCAGCGGCAATCCGATCAACCTGCGCAAGCTCGGCGCCGACGTGGCGATCGCCTGGCGGCACCCGGGCAACCGGCTCGGGCTGTGGACGCACTTCACCACCCAGTTCACCGGCACCGTCTTCGCCCTGATGTGGGGCGTCCCGTTCCTGATCGCCGGCGAGGGCGTCAGCCGGGGCACGGCCAGCTCGCTGCTCACCCTGTTCGTGATCGTCGGGATGGCGACCGGCCCGGTCCTCGGCACCCTGGTGCAGCGCTTCCCGCTGCGCCGCTCGCTGCTGGTGCTCGGCATCGTCGGGATCAACCTGGGCGCGTGGGCGCTGGTCATCCTCTGGCCCGGCCGGGCGCCGCTGCCGGTGCTGATCCTGCTGGTGGTGGCGCTCGGCTCGGGCGGGCCGGGCTCGATGATCGGGTTCGACTACGCGCGTACGTTCAATCCCCCGCACCGCCTCGGCACCGCGACCGGCGTGGTCAACGTCGGCGGGTTCGTCGCCTCGCTGCTCACCATCGAGCTGGTCGGCCTGATCCTGGACGCCCGCACCGGCGGCAGTGCCGACTATCACATCGCCGATTTCCGGGTCGCGATGTCGGTGCAGTTCCTGATCGCCGCGGTGGGCCTGACCGGCATCCTGCGCAGTCGGAAGCTGGCCCGGCAGCGTCTCGAGGAGGAGGAAGGCATCGTCATCCGCCCGCTGCGGGTCGCCATCGCCGAGCGGCGGGGTTTGGCGATGAGCCGTGGGGTTAAGGCGGATAACTGGCGCGACTGA
- a CDS encoding class I SAM-dependent methyltransferase, whose protein sequence is MPEYRASQTAVLVCQGRAVAHERRLPGRYADPTAMVLLRDDERAAVERVLAGALPADWNDRMAYEMVLRCGEMLVPRTVAIDDAIRERPAGQVVILGAGLDGRAWRMPDLADAAVYEVDQPASQQDKRDRATALKGTPPTFVPVDFARDRLGDALAGAGHRAAEPTTWVWEGVVPYLTAAQVTGMVQQIAALSAAGSRLIVNYQEHSVAARFGRLIARAMARPGGRSNPWAAEPWLSTWTPASMGGLLRRHGFTVLRDDDLRTVAAGLKEVAPDRMSFRSGRVAVADI, encoded by the coding sequence ATGCCGGAGTATCGGGCGAGTCAGACAGCGGTTCTCGTGTGCCAGGGGCGGGCGGTGGCCCACGAGCGGCGCCTGCCCGGGCGATATGCGGATCCGACCGCGATGGTGCTGCTCCGCGACGACGAGCGGGCCGCCGTCGAGCGGGTGCTGGCCGGGGCGTTGCCGGCCGACTGGAACGACCGGATGGCGTACGAGATGGTCCTGCGCTGCGGCGAGATGCTGGTCCCGCGCACGGTGGCGATCGACGACGCGATCCGCGAGCGGCCGGCCGGCCAGGTGGTGATCCTCGGCGCGGGCCTGGACGGGCGCGCCTGGCGGATGCCGGACCTCGCCGACGCGGCCGTCTACGAGGTCGACCAGCCCGCCTCCCAGCAGGACAAACGCGATCGGGCCACGGCGCTCAAGGGCACCCCGCCGACGTTCGTGCCGGTGGACTTCGCGCGGGACCGGCTCGGGGACGCGCTCGCCGGCGCCGGGCACCGGGCCGCCGAGCCGACCACCTGGGTGTGGGAGGGCGTCGTCCCCTACCTGACCGCGGCGCAGGTCACCGGCATGGTCCAGCAGATCGCGGCGCTGTCCGCGGCGGGCAGCCGGCTGATCGTCAACTATCAGGAGCATTCGGTGGCCGCGCGGTTCGGCCGGCTCATCGCGCGGGCCATGGCCCGGCCGGGCGGGCGGTCCAACCCGTGGGCCGCCGAGCCGTGGCTCTCCACCTGGACGCCGGCCTCGATGGGCGGGCTGCTGCGGCGGCACGGGTTCACGGTGCTCCGCGACGATGATCTGCGGACGGTGGCGGCCGGCCTCAAGGAGGTGGCGCCGGACCGGATGTCGTTCCGCTCCGGCCGCGTCGCCGTCGCCGACATCTAG
- a CDS encoding prolyl oligopeptidase family serine peptidase → MEGQLHRVDVTVLPSFSLYTSAIAGNWSVTLSPDGRHAAYVSDRSGTPSVWVQPIGSELAFQIAFAEPVSAVAWSSGGGWLACQIAPGGAPRQEVWLVRPDGSDLHQVAGFGADTADNPRWLPGRPVLALTENLTEAVLIDVVAGTRTVVASGDLISLCDVDPAGRAVLLRRGPRGDRRIVSTQGETICRGEQAVFSPGGGCVYARSEDGEFPALVRVAGGTTEVLAAGDREVETFAVTADGRTAAVLWNVHGGESALSLLDLDHSGSGELIDVPLPGPVVSGLTWSFDGSALAFTAEGPGQPHGVWVCARDGSDLRAISAEPAAADAVRPALVSFPAHDGLTLTGWLFTPPGPGPHPTVIWLHGGPEAQERPGHGPLFQSLAQRGIAVLAPNVRGSSGFGRTFVNADNVKLRYDAIEDVRTCAAFLAGAPRIGVMGRSYGGYLTLAALCAYPDLFDVGIDVCGMSDFATFYEHTEPWIASAAISKYGDPVADADLLRDLSPIHRLDRLRAPLMVVHGENDSNVPVIEAEQVVAALAARDHPHRYLLFPGEGHELLHRSSRASYLRETIDWLTTHLLR, encoded by the coding sequence TTGGAGGGTCAGCTCCACCGCGTCGACGTCACCGTGCTGCCGTCGTTCTCGCTGTACACCTCGGCGATCGCCGGGAACTGGTCGGTGACGCTGTCACCGGACGGGCGGCATGCGGCGTACGTCTCGGACCGCAGCGGCACCCCGAGCGTGTGGGTGCAGCCGATCGGGAGCGAGCTGGCCTTCCAGATAGCGTTCGCCGAACCGGTGAGCGCGGTCGCCTGGTCGTCCGGCGGCGGCTGGCTGGCCTGCCAGATCGCCCCCGGCGGGGCACCCCGGCAGGAGGTCTGGCTGGTCCGGCCGGACGGCTCCGACCTGCACCAGGTGGCCGGGTTCGGCGCCGACACCGCGGACAACCCGCGGTGGCTGCCGGGGCGGCCGGTGCTCGCGCTGACCGAGAACCTGACCGAGGCCGTGCTGATCGACGTGGTCGCCGGGACCCGGACCGTGGTCGCCTCCGGTGACCTGATCTCGCTCTGCGACGTCGACCCGGCCGGCCGGGCCGTCCTGCTCCGGCGCGGGCCGCGCGGCGACCGCCGGATCGTGTCCACCCAGGGGGAGACGATCTGCCGGGGCGAGCAGGCCGTGTTCAGCCCGGGTGGCGGGTGCGTCTACGCGCGCAGCGAGGACGGCGAGTTCCCGGCCCTGGTCCGGGTGGCCGGCGGCACCACCGAGGTGCTCGCCGCCGGCGACCGCGAGGTGGAGACGTTCGCGGTGACCGCGGACGGGCGGACCGCCGCGGTGCTGTGGAACGTGCACGGCGGCGAGTCGGCGCTCTCGCTGCTCGACCTGGACCACTCCGGGTCCGGTGAGCTGATCGACGTGCCGCTGCCCGGCCCGGTGGTCTCCGGCCTGACCTGGAGTTTCGACGGGTCGGCGCTGGCCTTCACCGCGGAGGGCCCGGGGCAGCCGCACGGCGTCTGGGTCTGTGCCCGGGACGGGAGCGACCTGCGGGCGATCTCCGCCGAGCCGGCCGCGGCCGACGCCGTCCGGCCCGCCCTGGTGAGCTTCCCCGCGCACGACGGCCTCACCCTGACCGGCTGGCTGTTCACCCCGCCCGGTCCCGGCCCGCATCCCACGGTGATCTGGCTGCACGGCGGCCCGGAAGCGCAGGAGCGGCCCGGTCACGGACCGCTGTTCCAGTCACTCGCCCAGCGCGGGATCGCGGTGCTGGCGCCGAACGTCCGCGGGTCCTCCGGCTTCGGCCGCACCTTCGTGAACGCGGACAACGTGAAGCTGCGGTACGACGCGATCGAGGACGTCCGGACCTGCGCCGCCTTCCTGGCCGGCGCCCCGCGGATCGGGGTGATGGGACGCTCCTACGGCGGATATCTGACGCTGGCCGCGCTCTGCGCCTATCCCGACCTGTTCGACGTCGGCATCGACGTCTGCGGCATGTCCGACTTCGCCACCTTCTACGAGCACACCGAGCCGTGGATCGCGTCCGCCGCGATCAGCAAGTACGGCGACCCGGTGGCCGACGCCGACCTGCTGCGCGACCTGTCGCCGATCCACCGGCTGGACCGGCTGCGGGCGCCGCTGATGGTGGTGCACGGCGAGAACGACAGCAACGTCCCGGTGATCGAGGCCGAGCAGGTGGTCGCCGCCCTCGCCGCGCGCGACCACCCGCACCGGTACCTGCTCTTCCCGGGTGAGGGGCACGAGCTGCTGCACCGGTCGTCGCGGGCGTCCTACCTGCGCGAGACGATCGACTGGCTGACCACCCACCTGCTGCGCTGA
- a CDS encoding Clp protease N-terminal domain-containing protein, translating into MPKINVYLPDELAEAVRETGLPVSAICQRALEQAVRRVTAIRETSLAELSGADLEQRFPLMTGRGRTVLGLAVERAGAAARTSVTSGDLLGGMLTEGSNLAIHVLQALEIEPGRLARDLEQQAGDETPGPGPGVHLSVPAAGALELAVGEAVGLGHNYVGCEHLLLGLVAEPDGGAGQVLRAAGADPRLTRRAVASALAGYRHLQANTAAAAGYSELRNAGSADPAQLLAAALQPLIERIERLEQRQ; encoded by the coding sequence ATGCCGAAGATCAATGTGTATCTGCCGGACGAGCTGGCCGAGGCGGTCAGGGAGACCGGCCTGCCGGTCTCGGCGATCTGCCAGCGGGCGCTGGAGCAGGCGGTCCGCCGGGTCACCGCGATCCGCGAGACGTCCCTCGCCGAGCTCTCCGGCGCCGACCTGGAGCAGCGCTTCCCGCTGATGACCGGCCGCGGCCGCACGGTCCTCGGCCTGGCCGTCGAGCGGGCCGGCGCCGCCGCGCGCACGTCGGTGACCAGCGGTGACCTGCTCGGCGGGATGCTGACGGAGGGGTCGAACCTGGCGATCCACGTGCTGCAAGCACTGGAGATCGAGCCCGGCCGGCTGGCCCGTGACCTGGAGCAGCAGGCGGGCGACGAGACTCCCGGGCCGGGCCCGGGCGTGCACCTGAGCGTCCCGGCGGCGGGCGCACTGGAGCTGGCCGTCGGCGAGGCGGTCGGCCTCGGGCACAACTACGTGGGCTGCGAGCACCTGCTGCTCGGCTTGGTCGCCGAGCCGGACGGCGGGGCCGGCCAGGTGCTGCGGGCGGCCGGCGCCGATCCGCGGCTGACCCGGCGGGCGGTGGCCTCGGCGCTGGCCGGTTACCGCCATCTGCAGGCCAACACGGCCGCCGCCGCGGGCTACTCCGAGCTGCGCAACGCGGGCAGCGCCGACCCGGCCCAGCTGCTGGCCGCGGCCCTGCAGCCGCTGATCGAGCGGATCGAGCGACTCGAGCAGCGGCAGTGA
- a CDS encoding N-acetylglutaminylglutamine amidotransferase: MCGIAGEIRYGERSADVEAVRRMLPALESRGPDGEGVWSQGRIAFGHRRLRIIDLSETGAQPMTDAELGLTVVFNGCIYNYRQLREELRGYGYRFFSTSDTEVILKAYHRWGADCVTHFLGMFAFAVAEHDTGTVTLARDRLGIKPLYLAETPGGVRFASTLPALLAAGGVDTTIDEVALQHYMTFHSVVPAPRTILSGIRKLPPATVRVVKADGAVTDRCYWEADFRRTSSIAKDEWAAAVREKLNLAVQRRMVADVPVGVLLSGGLDSSLIVALLAEQGQHGLTTFSIGFESGGGESGDEFAYSDLIAKQFGTEHHQIRIGQDRFLPAVDRTVAAMSEPMVSHDCIAFHLLSEDVAKQVKVVQSGQGADEIFAGYSWYPPLAGVPRERAAEAYAKEFFDRRHDELGTQLNPAWHLDRDHAMAFVAESFGRPGAETAVDAALRLDSQVMLVDDPVKRVDNMTMAWGLEARVPFLDHELVELAAACPPELKLASDGKGVLKDAARGLVPDEVIDRTKGYFPVPGIRHLEGAMLARVRDALHDPAARHRGLFRPEYVDALLADPNTPRTTLGANQLWQIALLEMWLQDKKL; the protein is encoded by the coding sequence ATGTGTGGCATCGCCGGTGAGATCCGTTACGGCGAGCGTTCCGCGGACGTGGAGGCGGTCCGCCGGATGCTGCCCGCGCTCGAGTCCCGGGGGCCGGACGGTGAGGGCGTCTGGTCGCAGGGGCGGATCGCTTTCGGTCATCGGCGCCTGAGAATCATCGACCTGAGCGAGACCGGCGCGCAGCCGATGACCGACGCCGAGCTCGGGCTGACGGTGGTCTTCAACGGCTGCATCTACAACTACCGTCAGTTGCGCGAGGAGCTCCGGGGGTACGGCTACCGGTTCTTCTCCACCTCGGACACCGAGGTGATCCTCAAGGCGTACCACCGGTGGGGCGCGGACTGCGTCACGCACTTCCTGGGGATGTTCGCGTTCGCCGTCGCCGAGCACGACACCGGGACCGTCACGCTGGCCCGGGACCGGCTCGGGATCAAGCCGTTGTACCTGGCCGAGACGCCCGGCGGGGTGCGCTTCGCGTCGACCCTGCCGGCGCTGCTCGCGGCCGGCGGGGTGGACACCACGATCGACGAGGTCGCGCTGCAGCACTACATGACGTTCCACTCGGTGGTGCCGGCGCCGCGGACCATCCTGTCCGGGATCCGGAAACTGCCACCCGCGACGGTGCGGGTGGTCAAGGCCGACGGCGCGGTCACCGACCGCTGCTATTGGGAGGCAGATTTCCGCCGTACGTCGTCAATCGCCAAGGACGAGTGGGCCGCAGCCGTAAGGGAGAAGTTGAATCTCGCCGTGCAACGGCGGATGGTCGCGGACGTGCCGGTGGGCGTGCTGCTCTCCGGCGGCCTGGACTCCAGCCTGATCGTCGCGCTCCTCGCCGAGCAGGGCCAGCACGGGCTCACCACGTTCAGCATCGGGTTCGAGTCGGGGGGCGGCGAGAGCGGTGACGAGTTCGCTTACTCGGATCTGATCGCCAAGCAGTTCGGGACCGAGCACCACCAGATCAGAATCGGCCAGGACCGCTTCCTGCCGGCCGTCGACCGGACCGTGGCGGCGATGAGCGAGCCGATGGTCAGCCACGACTGCATCGCGTTCCACCTGCTCAGTGAGGACGTGGCGAAGCAGGTCAAGGTGGTGCAGTCCGGGCAGGGCGCGGACGAGATCTTCGCGGGTTACAGCTGGTATCCGCCGCTCGCCGGAGTGCCGCGCGAGCGGGCCGCCGAGGCGTACGCGAAAGAATTCTTCGATCGTCGGCACGACGAGCTCGGCACCCAGCTCAACCCGGCCTGGCACCTCGACCGGGACCACGCCATGGCGTTCGTCGCGGAGAGCTTCGGCCGCCCCGGCGCGGAGACCGCGGTCGATGCGGCGCTGCGGCTCGACTCCCAGGTGATGCTCGTCGACGATCCGGTCAAGCGGGTCGACAACATGACTATGGCGTGGGGGCTGGAAGCGCGCGTACCCTTCCTCGATCACGAGCTGGTCGAGCTCGCCGCGGCCTGCCCGCCCGAGCTGAAGCTGGCCTCGGACGGCAAGGGGGTGCTCAAGGACGCGGCGCGCGGGCTCGTGCCGGACGAGGTGATCGACCGGACCAAGGGTTACTTCCCGGTTCCCGGGATCCGGCACCTGGAGGGCGCGATGCTGGCGAGGGTGCGCGACGCGCTGCACGACCCGGCGGCCCGGCACCGCGGGCTGTTCCGGCCGGAGTACGTGGACGCGCTGCTCGCCGACCCGAACACCCCGCGGACCACGCTCGGGGCGAACCAGCTGTGGCAGATCGCGCTGCTGGAGATGTGGTTGCAGGACAAAAAGCTTTAG
- a CDS encoding carboxylate--amine ligase/circularly permuted type 2 ATP-grasp protein, giving the protein MTESLPALESPLPDDPDALTLGAEEELHVVDLATRELVPRAPEILDQLDPQHFSAELHRSVVETNTPVSTTLDGLREGITARRRTAIGVAESLGLGLVAAGTVPLVDLDALPVTPTTRYRRMLSEYQMLVREQLICGAQVHVGVPDRDEAVSVAQRVSPSLPVLLALSTSSPFWMGEDSGYASARSLVWTRWPTAGDSGALHSAEEFDMLVNDLIASGTISDPKMVYFDVRPSAHVPTVELRVTDACPDVDTVVLLAGLFRALVRRAQEDYRAGRPLPAARPPLHRAAMWRAARSGLEGDLLDLPRSPVPVPAALAVEHLVGELRPHLEALGDWEQVFDLSVRALSRGSSASRQRRALARRGRIADVVDLLVAETRGGTATSTPVAPTRLSPYTVDGDEAFPGEVAAEYTGIVPVLTALGATGLRHREDARDEEQRANGVTFSVAGEAATRLFPFDLVPRVVPAADWAALRGGLTQRVRALNAFLADVYNGRQIVADGIVPEWVIDGSPELRASGALAANAGVRAQVAGVDLVRDANGQWCVLEDNLRVPSGIAYAMQNRRLTESILPELPRPGGLISVEDTPRLLREALLAAAGPAAGDDPALVVLSQGPDDSAWFEHRMLAEAMDVPVVRSTELFVEDGRVQRLRDGKRYPVDVIYLRMGEDSLVHSPGADGMPLGPSLVAALHAKTVTLANALGNGIGDDKAVYAYVPKMIEFYLNEKPLLADVPTYLCGLPEQLSEVLSRLNELVSKPVDGYGGDRIVIGPHASADELDALRRQIRAAPHRWVAQELVQLSTHPVFDGHQLAPRHVDLRAFVFSGAGEPVVAPAALTRVAPAGSMIVNSSRGGGSKDTWLLGG; this is encoded by the coding sequence ATGACGGAGTCCCTTCCGGCGCTGGAGTCCCCCCTGCCCGACGACCCCGACGCGCTCACCCTCGGCGCCGAGGAGGAGCTGCACGTCGTCGATCTGGCCACCCGAGAACTCGTCCCCCGGGCCCCGGAGATCCTCGATCAGCTCGACCCGCAGCACTTCTCGGCCGAGCTGCACCGCTCGGTGGTGGAGACGAACACGCCGGTCAGCACCACGCTGGACGGTCTGCGTGAGGGCATCACGGCTCGACGCCGTACGGCGATCGGGGTTGCCGAATCGCTCGGCCTGGGCCTGGTCGCGGCCGGCACGGTCCCCCTGGTCGACCTGGACGCGCTGCCGGTCACCCCGACCACCCGCTACCGCCGGATGCTCAGCGAGTACCAGATGCTCGTCCGCGAGCAGCTGATCTGCGGCGCCCAGGTGCACGTCGGCGTGCCGGACCGGGACGAGGCGGTCTCGGTGGCGCAGCGGGTCTCGCCGTCACTCCCCGTGCTGCTGGCCCTGTCGACCAGCTCGCCGTTCTGGATGGGCGAGGACTCCGGGTACGCCAGTGCCCGCTCGCTGGTCTGGACCCGCTGGCCGACGGCCGGCGACAGCGGCGCGCTGCACTCCGCCGAGGAGTTCGACATGCTGGTCAACGACCTGATCGCGTCCGGGACGATCAGCGACCCGAAGATGGTCTACTTCGACGTGCGCCCGTCCGCGCACGTGCCGACCGTGGAGCTGCGCGTCACCGACGCCTGCCCGGACGTGGACACCGTGGTGCTGCTGGCCGGCCTGTTCCGGGCGCTGGTCCGGCGCGCCCAGGAGGACTACCGGGCCGGTCGGCCGCTGCCGGCGGCCCGCCCGCCGCTGCACCGGGCCGCGATGTGGCGGGCGGCGCGCTCCGGCCTGGAGGGCGACCTGCTCGACCTGCCCCGCTCCCCGGTGCCGGTCCCGGCCGCGCTGGCGGTCGAGCACCTGGTCGGCGAGCTGCGGCCGCATCTGGAGGCGCTCGGCGACTGGGAGCAGGTCTTCGACCTGTCGGTACGGGCCCTGAGCCGGGGCAGCTCGGCCTCCCGGCAGCGGCGCGCGCTGGCCCGCCGGGGCCGGATCGCGGACGTGGTGGACCTGCTGGTGGCCGAGACCCGGGGCGGCACGGCGACCAGCACCCCGGTGGCGCCGACCCGGCTCAGCCCCTACACGGTCGACGGCGACGAGGCGTTCCCCGGCGAGGTCGCCGCGGAGTACACCGGCATCGTCCCGGTGCTGACCGCGCTCGGCGCGACCGGGCTGCGGCACCGCGAGGACGCCCGGGACGAGGAGCAGCGGGCCAACGGCGTCACGTTCAGCGTGGCCGGCGAGGCGGCCACCCGGCTGTTCCCGTTCGACCTGGTCCCGCGGGTGGTCCCGGCCGCCGACTGGGCGGCGCTGCGGGGCGGGCTGACCCAGCGGGTGCGCGCGCTGAACGCGTTCCTCGCCGACGTCTACAACGGGCGGCAGATCGTCGCGGACGGGATCGTCCCGGAGTGGGTGATCGACGGCTCGCCCGAGCTGCGGGCCAGCGGCGCGCTGGCGGCGAACGCCGGGGTCCGCGCCCAGGTGGCCGGCGTCGACCTGGTCCGGGACGCGAACGGCCAGTGGTGCGTGCTGGAGGACAACCTGCGGGTGCCGTCCGGGATCGCGTACGCCATGCAGAACCGCCGCCTGACCGAGAGCATCCTGCCCGAGCTGCCCCGCCCGGGCGGTCTGATCTCGGTCGAGGACACGCCCCGGCTGCTCAGGGAGGCGCTGCTGGCCGCGGCCGGCCCGGCGGCCGGCGACGACCCGGCGCTGGTCGTGCTCAGCCAGGGCCCGGACGACTCGGCCTGGTTCGAGCACCGGATGCTGGCCGAGGCGATGGACGTGCCGGTGGTCCGCAGCACCGAGCTGTTCGTCGAGGACGGCCGGGTGCAGCGGCTGCGGGACGGCAAGCGGTACCCGGTGGACGTGATCTACCTGCGGATGGGCGAGGACAGCCTGGTGCACTCCCCCGGCGCGGACGGGATGCCGCTGGGCCCGAGCCTGGTCGCCGCGCTGCACGCGAAGACCGTCACGCTGGCCAACGCGCTGGGCAACGGGATCGGCGACGACAAGGCGGTCTACGCCTACGTGCCGAAGATGATCGAGTTCTACCTGAACGAGAAGCCGCTGCTGGCCGACGTGCCGACCTACCTGTGCGGGCTCCCGGAGCAGCTCTCCGAGGTGCTGTCCCGGCTGAACGAGCTGGTCAGCAAGCCGGTCGACGGCTACGGCGGGGACCGGATCGTGATCGGCCCGCACGCCTCGGCCGACGAGCTGGACGCGCTGCGCCGGCAGATCCGGGCGGCGCCGCACCGCTGGGTGGCGCAGGAGCTGGTCCAGCTCTCCACCCACCCGGTCTTCGACGGCCACCAGCTCGCGCCGCGGCACGTGGACCTGCGCGCCTTCGTCTTCTCCGGCGCGGGCGAGCCGGTCGTCGCGCCGGCCGCGCTGACCCGGGTGGCCCCGGCCGGCTCCATGATCGTCAACTCGTCGCGCGGCGGCGGGTCCAAGGACACCTGGCTACTGGGAGGCTGA